The Aspergillus luchuensis IFO 4308 DNA, chromosome 6, nearly complete sequence genome segment GGTACTTCCACACATAGTCCGTATCTCTGGTGGCTCTTAGTCAAGCGTGAGACGAGAGTAGGGGCGCGGAGGACCAGGGGACAACTCTGCGGACGAGGTCATGTTGTACAAAAGGTATGAATCCCGAGCGTTGGCACTTTTTGACTGGTTAATGGCTGTCAACCCCCGATTGAAGTTTGTGATGCAAATAGCAGTACAGACAACCGTTGCGGCAGTCAGTGCCAAGGACAACG includes the following:
- a CDS encoding uncharacterized protein (COG:S;~EggNog:ENOG410PWY3;~InterPro:IPR040410;~TransMembrane:2 (n2-13c17/18o27-46i58-83o);~antiSMASH:Cluster_6.7), with the protein product MLLIPVAIIAIFLGVWFVQREQTFGTIAIIMSYLALIAYLISRIVILSSANTAGKSMMLFFASLSLALTAATVVCTAICITNFNRGLTAINQSKSANARDSYLLYNMTSSAELSPGPPRPYSRLTLD